In Cyclopterus lumpus isolate fCycLum1 chromosome 5, fCycLum1.pri, whole genome shotgun sequence, the genomic stretch CTTAGAGCCCGAGCTGCAGGCAGCACAGCAGGAGGTAGATGAACTCAGGCAGGAAGTACAAAAACTGAAGAAATATGGTAAGAATTATTTTTCTTGCGTATTCTTTCCAAAGAATTGCCAGATGTTATTGAGCTTATATTGGGTGTAAAAGGCAGACACGCTACAATCCACCACACAAATCTGATTGATCTATTTTGTATACTTACTTATCCTATTCACACAGGCTGGAGATTATTCCAGCATGCACTGGGTGAGAGGCAAGGGACACACTGGACATTTCACCATTCTATTACacacgtaaacaaacacactcctATTCCCCCCACTAGGacaatttacattttcaatttcaCTCAACCTGCAGGGGCCAGATGTATAaactgtgtgtacacacacaaaatatgcaTACTCCTTTTCTCTACTCATGAACTGATATTTATGTAGGATGTAAGTAGTTTAGTCTATTTGTCGAAATCAGGCTTTTGCATGTGCGCACAGCTCCACAGTGATTGAGATATACAGAGTCaggcatacatacatatagatatGACCAAAATGATGCATATgcatatttctgtgttttcatatttgCCTGATTTCTGTTTTAGTGTTGAAGCTACACAGTTCTTGCATCTGGCCACATCTGGTGTTAAGGTTGTGGGAGGAAACCCACACATACAGGGGGGAAGTTGCAAACGGCACACAGAAACCTGACTGAGACACCTCGCTGCCATAGATCTGAGACTatactttacattttttgttaaaTCATATAAAAAAGTGCtcaaaaaaactcaaactaaattattaatgtttgtattttcagtCTGCAACATGTTAGAGTAGTCACAATCAACCAGCATTTGGCAGACAAGAATGCGTGATAACAGTGAAAATTACTAACATGTATTATCTATAATCAGATAAGTGCATCATCTGACTTTACTTCAAAAGAAATAGTGGAACTGCGTAAGGCCAAAGAGCTGAACGATCGCCTGGACCTTGAGATCAGAGCCTTGAGGAGCAGGGTACGCACCCTGGATGCTGAGAGAAGCTCTTTGCAGCAGATGGTAAGATAGCTGCTGGAATAAGGTACTttatcagtaaacattgtgCTGAGATAAAACTACATCAAGAATGATATACAGTTTTTTGCAGCAAACAATTTCAACATTCCGTAAGAGAATAAGCAAGTATTTATAGTTAGGAACCACACACTTCACTCTCATTGATGCTCTTAGCTGGTaggttgttattgttgtatgAGGGTGGAAGAAGGTCCTAATCTTGCCCTCATTTGTGCAGACTAAGGCAGTTATTTCAGTCtactttatttcatatttaaatggaGATAAAGCACACTTTTAGGATTACAACTAAGCCTGAACAAAGTGCATAGTTAAGTGCTGTTAGCCTTTTCTACGGTATAATGTTCACAAGTCTAATTCTGGCAACATTGTCTCAACAGTCGTAAACAGTTGCTGTACGATTGTGGCAATAATCTAGCGTTCTACAGATAATAACAAAGCTGATAATGTTTACATTCGCATTAATTCTGTTAGCCAAGACTTATGTTTGTATAGCACAGCATCTTTTCAATGTGTATGTTGTAGAAACACAGATCAATGACGATTGACCATTGATGTGTACCAACCAACCAATACTGACCACACGGCTTTCCTTGTTTGCTTTAGAGctagttgattaatcaattgatTTTCATAATTGAATACTCTTTCAAGCAAAATAACCAAAATTCACTGGCTCCAGCTTCTCAGATGaacatgtatacaatataataaactaAGCACATTTAGATATTAAGATAACAGACATTATACATTaccaaatacatatttttcttatttaatcTAACCTTTTGGCTGTACCTCCACAGCCCACTAGCTGCAGCTCAGAGGCCCACCAGTGGGTCCAGTGGTTGAGAATAGCTATTATAGACTAAATGATTACTCGATTGGCTGAGAAAAGGATCAGCAGATGAATCATACGGTCAATGAGTTGCAGCCctactgtacatatgtatgcgtgtttgtttAAGGTGGGGCCGCTGcaggagagggtggagcagctggagtcggctctgcaggagcagctgcagctccacactCAGCAGGTTCATGCCAACGGGGCCACAGAGCTGGCCGAAGTAAGCCTAATTGATTAACtgtgaaaacacacagctgttcTGATGTTTAAGAGCCACAGTATGGTCTGTTCAAAGTCAAGTGCTGATTGGAATCACATTTAGAGACATAATCTATAATCACCATGTGTTTTAATGGAGAGATACCACTTTATTGTACAAAAACAGACCAGTTGGTGTCTAATTTCTAGTACAACCCCAGTATGACCTCTTGCTCTTCAAAGCCCTTGTGGAGAAAGTACCTTCTTATTTCTTGTATTTAGTCTCAACCAGCGGAGGTAGTACAGAGCAACCAGACCTGCAGACATTTACAAGAGGAACTCACTGCCCAGACAAGATGTCTTTTGGAAAAGGAGGAAACTGTGAGTACATGGAAATACGATCAGATATAATACTAATGAAAGTTATCATGCATTGTTTATACTGTATggctgtcaaacacacaacactgtggCCCTGACTGCTatctttcatctctctcccaATTAAATAAACTGGACAAAACTACCATTAAATGTCTCTGAATGACTATGAAGCATCATCCAATTGTTGTGAATCCAGACCCTTTGAGTAACTCCTGGAGGCCTACCTTATTGTCTTAAATATGTATGCCACtgactttttttcatttgcacagCTTTACTTTGCAGTGCACACTTTACATCTCTTTAAGCCATCAACAACTTGAAATGTTAAATACTGTGAACTGTAGGCTTACAGTGAAATTCCTGGGAGACAAGACACTTGTGGGCATATCATGTGCTTTTTGGAACAAAGACTAAATGCCACACAGTGTGAAATAGACCTGAATAAATCACTGTTTGGCAGCTAATGTGTGAATTGTGTGAGTTGTTGCATCTGTTGTTTGGAATATAATTGTCCTCACTTAAAATGATGCAGAGGTTGTTGTCTACTTCATAGAAAATGTGTACAAATCTGGAGAAAACACAGACTTCTTTCAATTTAAATTGAAAGATGTGGATTATTTGCAAATTACAAATCTTTTAAAGCAGACACTGTGGAGGCTGGACTTTGAAATAGTACtagatcatttatttatgtctAATTAGCCtgtaattgtttattattttcactttaaaaaacgaaattaatgttattttttattaatctaACATGCACCCGCTAATGTAAAATAAGCCAGGATAAAGCTCGGATTTCAAAACACCTGTTTGAAGCTTTGTTGCCTGTAATGTTATCAAATTGAAAAACTCCCGTCATTCCAACCTCTTCATTTCATTGTGAATGTGGACAGACATTTGTAATTACATGGATCTGCGTAATGTGTCTCAGGCGGTGTCTCTGCAGAGGGAGGTGGTGCAGCTGGAGGCAGccctgcaggagcagcagcagcagcttctcacTGTGCAGGATCAAACCAACCTGGTTAATGAGTTAGCTGCTGTAAGTTTCACTGGGCAAATTCCTGCACATTACATCATAAGAGTACTCTTGCTTTAACTCTTATgctatgtctatgtttattgttatgcacctttcaccgagtcaaattccttgtatgttcaACGTACAAGTAAacggttctgattctgattctgactgCTATCACCAAATCAAACAGACTGCAATTAGATTTGATGCCAAACAGCAAAAGTTACACTCAATTTGGTCAAATGTATATGTGCATGGATCCATCTGCAAAGCAGTTTAGTTTTTACTGAACAAGCTTGTATGACTGACCTGGTCTTATTCTTGTTAAACACAGTGTTGAGTCCATTGCTATCAACAAGTGTGACTCATGAAATGAAGTTTGAGTCAATACACACGTGAATGTTGATCTTGTGTCTCCAGTCGCAGGCAACTGAATTGATTCAGAGCAATGAGATCTGGAGAGATTTACAAAATAAGCTCAGCGCTCAGTCAACATGCCTTTTGGAGACTGAGTCAGAGTTGAGTGATTCACAATAACAATTATTGAAATGACAAATTCATGAAACaattttgttctctttttttgttgttatggaCTACAATGGCCTATGTTTCCTATTACATAATGTCAAAACCTGCTCTTATCCTTTCAGGTACATTCCCTCAAGCAGCAGCTGGATACGTCCCATTATGACCTGAATAACATCAAAGCTACCATCTTCACCACAGACAACAATGTTCAGGATCAAAAGTAGGAGATTCTACCTCCATGCACTATTGAGCAGCTACTGTATGTGCATGCTAACTCTCAATGTTGCAGTAACACATGGGTTAGTGAGGGTTTATGTGTGTGCTTCAAGGCTGTGGGGGGAAAATGAGCAACGCTTTGAAAACACTCACTGTCAGCTGAAAGATGATAAAGAGGTACAGACACAACGAGAGGTGctgcaaaacaaagaaatccCACTGCGTAAGGTAATTAATGATATTTTGGACTATATCTGGTTACgtattataatttaattttattgtgTAACTGTAGGCCAGCACTACAGGGCAGAAATTGTGGCCAACCACTTGTTATGCTAATACTTGTTTAGCCTTAAGGCTTGAGCTGCTAATTTATTACATGCGTTGTACATGCATGGTAGCGGTTCACTGCTGATGTCTGTAATTTGGACCACAGGAGTGTCCTGATTCTCAAGAAACCGTGAAGACTCTGTTGGCCTCCCAAGATGAGTGTGAGACACTCAAGAAGGAGATCTGTGAAACCCTTAAATGCCTCGACAAAGAGCGGAGGTACCAGACCCGTGagctgaaaaacacaatttacagCTTGATGAgagtgacattttttatttatccgATAACATTTGAGACTTTTCTTCAACTTGCAGAGGCCATTGAAAACGTTGACACTGGTGACAACATATGACAATGTCCCTTCAtagtacaatataataataatatatgttgttTGGCTTTCTTTTGCCACAGTTTAACCTgtcatttaatataataaaaacaatgtcacTTTGGTCCATCTTACAGTAAATACCACGAAGTGAAAGAAAAGCACAAGGCAAAACTGTGTCGAGCCAAACATAAATGTGATGAGGAATCAATGTGGCGCGATGAGAAGATAAAGAATCTAGAGCGGCAGCTGTCTTTGTGTTCCCATTCGCTATCAAAGGTAAATCTGTAGCTTTGTCCGACTTCACACTAAAGAAACCTCAGGTTTGAGGCGGGGCAACTGGACTTCAGTAATATGTTCTGTCATATTTTCTTAAAAGCATCTTGTTTCAAATTCAAGGAATCgctatttgttttatattctatttgtttagtttttgttcaCATGATGGATTTTAATAGCAGTATTTATTCCCACCTTTGTTGACATAAGAGTGTTTGCTCTGGGGAAAATGATGTGagcgtttttttcttcttctgttgctacACTATGTTCATATATTGACTTGGTGACCACGGCAACAGGCTGTCACGGAATATGTTGGCAGCGCTGAAAGTACTAAGGAAACGCTGAGTCATGGTGTAATTCCTGGATTCACTCTGTAGACTTTCAGAAATGAATGGCATTTTCTAAAATTGGATGATGAAAAGGAAATCCaaacttttttctctttcaggaGAAAGAGCTTATCATAAGTATAACTGTGGAAAATGAGAAACTACTTGTTGAGAGGAGAAGGCTACTACAACAGCTAAATGAAGAGGAGCACAACAAGAAGGACAGCAATCTAACAGCATCTTTGTCCAAATGCAGGTACTTAACTCAAACAGTCACCACTTAACTGTTTGACTCCAAAGAGTCCACACATTATGCTCAAAGGATTACTGCTCACTTATCAAATGTGTGTTCATTGACAAAGAAGAGATGTTTGTATCGATTTCAAGGGTGGATTTTCTCGAGATGGAAAACAAGAAGCTAGGAAACAAAATACTCCACATGTCCAATCAGATCGCTGTCCTGGAACGCGCCCTGCAAAACATGCAATCACTCCACTTTGCTGAGGTACGAGGCACAGCTACGTCTGCTTTATGTTTATTCATCATGATTATTTATGATTTCAGTTTCCCATGATAACAAGCTCACAGTGATAATGCGAacattttgattattgtttagcaggtgtaatgtttatCATGTTCATTAATTTAGTTCAACctattagcattattatttatttgtagacAAACTGGAGAAAAACATGtggtgagaaaagaaaatgatcctaaat encodes the following:
- the si:dkey-264d12.5 gene encoding coiled-coil domain-containing protein 30, translated to MDQPEEALEQIAIWFSEEGLAPDSPKEAQVCLLWSALQRTRSRLHSVTWDLDTQRSQHSTEMAEVRKSLEKIHIFTEHKDVLTQEIQDENNQLKDQLGRVISLQDSQISEVAKMLYQQGLTELIHSSPSEQVAYLLVERASLLESSDDRNNRMGDGNTDVLVGTEAHALNSNAEQSCHKGAPHHGQSPWKRLFGLHKASHSKNTFIPIEARHLASSIERECSRLERDLEEGSRRLGMAHNEIRRLTDELESAHLTQRAYEIVELRKAKELNDRLDLEIRALRSRVRTLDAERSSLQQMVGPLQERVEQLESALQEQLQLHTQQVHANGATELAESQPAEVVQSNQTCRHLQEELTAQTRCLLEKEETAVSLQREVVQLEAALQEQQQQLLTVQDQTNLVNELAAVHSLKQQLDTSHYDLNNIKATIFTTDNNVQDQKLWGENEQRFENTHCQLKDDKEVQTQREVLQNKEIPLRKECPDSQETVKTLLASQDECETLKKEICETLKCLDKERSKYHEVKEKHKAKLCRAKHKCDEESMWRDEKIKNLERQLSLCSHSLSKEKELIISITVENEKLLVERRRLLQQLNEEEHNKKDSNLTASLSKCRVDFLEMENKKLGNKILHMSNQIAVLERALQNMQSLHFAEELKKTSNCIEVFKSLAVQTSSGMMPEMSEIQGLFDKSQRKQTDVTSSRHCFISGPQSAEMGYLNLTSAQRHSDPSSPPAALSNSDSFSWFGSDGDTGLVVA